The Anabaena sp. WA102 genome contains a region encoding:
- a CDS encoding GumC family protein, whose translation MLDQLTNDKNAQNNTTPVSTLFPNPTFSQFSEEASDFNLKSFFGVLQRRAIIIIGVASVAMGGVIYTTFKQVPIYEGNFKILVEPVNSDSELGKIDVGLANAFKPSGLDYESQIQVLQSPELLRDFIKEIQKSHPDIDYKAILEDLTIRRLGQSKIIQVNYKSDNSQKIKLILDPLADFYLKYSLNKRQTKLRQGVQFVDAKLPEIRIRLGQLQKEMQMFRQRYNFIDPENQSEVISSQIQSLTQQRLTINQQLTAARATYDRLQRREEQLAILNTAPLYQTLIGQQRQLDTQLSGELTRFQPDNPVIRTLQEKRSNLLPIIEAEAARTINIRISEVTDLIKKIEVDNQYIVQAEKQLQLKLDQLPVLSRQYTEILRNLEIANESLNRLLAAREQLQIQVAQTELPWELIQAPNQPLYPISPNIPLNLILGFVASSLLGLGAASLREQTDNTYHSVENVQDKIGLPLLGSLPFNKNLVQNTSLNLINKNQQPEVVVDPLLVNDEPAKTSARRPSRSSYYYGQGSFWESLQVLYSNIQLLNSDRPIRSLVVSSATPGDGKSTVGFSLAKTAAIMGKKVLLVDCDLRKPKIHKLSKLNNLWGLSSLISSDIDVKQVIQEMPELKGLSVITAGPVPPDPARLLSSDKMIQLMDYFSDNFDLVIYDTPPLSGLVDARLVAIHTDGIMLVVRIDKTDKSVVKQVVDMLKASPINLLGTVVNGEKFRGLGYNYNYRYSSYYYTKSKS comes from the coding sequence ATGCTTGACCAACTTACAAACGATAAAAACGCTCAGAATAATACCACTCCTGTTTCTACATTATTTCCCAATCCCACATTTTCCCAATTTTCAGAAGAGGCTAGTGATTTTAACCTCAAGTCCTTTTTTGGTGTTTTACAGCGCCGAGCAATTATCATCATAGGAGTTGCTTCCGTTGCTATGGGTGGTGTTATTTATACAACTTTTAAACAAGTACCAATTTATGAAGGCAACTTCAAAATATTAGTTGAACCTGTTAATAGTGACTCTGAACTAGGGAAAATCGACGTGGGACTCGCCAATGCCTTTAAACCATCTGGACTAGATTATGAGAGCCAAATTCAAGTTCTCCAAAGTCCAGAACTGCTGAGAGATTTTATTAAAGAAATACAAAAATCTCATCCTGATATTGATTATAAGGCCATTTTGGAAGATTTAACTATTCGTCGTTTGGGGCAATCAAAAATAATCCAAGTTAACTATAAAAGTGATAATAGTCAAAAAATTAAACTTATATTAGATCCTCTGGCTGATTTTTATTTAAAATATAGCCTCAACAAGCGACAAACAAAGCTCCGTCAGGGAGTTCAATTTGTGGATGCAAAACTACCTGAAATCCGAATTAGGCTAGGACAGTTACAAAAAGAAATGCAAATGTTCCGCCAAAGATACAATTTTATTGATCCAGAAAACCAATCTGAAGTAATTTCTTCGCAAATTCAATCGTTGACACAACAAAGACTAACTATAAATCAACAGCTAACCGCTGCCAGAGCTACTTATGACAGGTTACAGAGACGTGAAGAACAGTTAGCAATTCTCAATACTGCCCCTCTTTATCAAACCCTAATTGGTCAACAACGCCAATTAGACACCCAGCTATCTGGAGAATTAACTCGGTTTCAACCAGACAACCCAGTTATCCGCACCTTACAAGAAAAAAGATCCAACCTTTTACCTATTATTGAGGCAGAAGCAGCACGCACTATTAATATCAGAATATCTGAAGTTACGGATCTAATTAAGAAAATAGAAGTAGACAATCAATATATAGTACAAGCAGAAAAACAACTGCAATTGAAATTAGACCAGTTGCCAGTTTTGTCTCGGCAATATACTGAAATCCTACGGAATTTAGAAATAGCCAATGAAAGTTTAAATCGCTTATTAGCTGCTCGTGAGCAATTGCAAATACAAGTAGCCCAAACAGAACTACCTTGGGAATTAATCCAAGCACCTAATCAGCCTCTATATCCAATTTCTCCAAATATTCCCCTCAATTTAATATTGGGATTTGTGGCTAGTTCTTTATTAGGACTAGGTGCTGCTTCTCTGAGAGAACAGACTGATAATACCTATCACAGTGTTGAAAATGTCCAGGATAAGATAGGACTGCCTTTATTAGGATCTCTTCCCTTTAATAAAAACCTAGTTCAGAATACATCTTTAAACTTGATAAACAAAAATCAACAACCAGAAGTAGTTGTAGACCCTCTTCTCGTAAATGATGAACCAGCTAAAACTTCTGCTCGTAGACCTTCCCGATCAAGCTATTATTATGGACAGGGATCATTTTGGGAATCTTTACAAGTTTTATATAGTAATATTCAACTGCTTAATTCTGATAGACCAATTAGGTCTTTAGTTGTTTCTTCTGCTACCCCTGGAGATGGTAAAAGTACGGTGGGATTTAGTCTGGCAAAAACAGCCGCGATTATGGGGAAAAAAGTATTACTTGTAGATTGTGACCTCCGCAAACCCAAGATTCACAAACTCTCAAAATTAAATAATCTCTGGGGACTAAGTAGTTTAATTTCTTCAGATATAGATGTCAAGCAAGTAATTCAAGAAATGCCCGAACTTAAGGGTTTATCTGTGATTACGGCAGGTCCTGTACCACCTGATCCGGCGCGGTTACTCTCATCAGATAAAATGATTCAACTGATGGACTATTTCTCTGATAATTTTGATTTAGTGATTTATGATACTCCTCCTTTGTCAGGATTAGTAGATGCTAGATTGGTAGCAATTCATACTGATGGTATCATGCTAGTTGTCAGAATTGATAAAACAGATAAATCAGTCGTCAAGCAAGTTGTTGATATGCTAAAAGCATCTCCCATCAATTTACTAGGAACGGTAGTCAACGGCGAGAAATTCCGAGGACTGGGATATAACTATAATTACAGATATAGTTCATATTACTATACTAAGAGTAAGAGTTAA